In Melospiza georgiana isolate bMelGeo1 chromosome 8, bMelGeo1.pri, whole genome shotgun sequence, one genomic interval encodes:
- the LIPA gene encoding lysosomal acid lipase/cholesteryl ester hydrolase, giving the protein MRGLVLAAFLLQSIGGSGAFAAGRRNVDPETNMNISEIITYRGYPSEEYEVTTEDGYILSINRIPYGRKGREGSKGPRPAVFLQHGLLADASNWITNLDYNSLGFMLADAGYDVWLGNSRGNTWSRKHTRFTVKQEEFWVFSFDEMAKYDIPASVDFILKKTGQEQIFYIGHSQGTTMAFVAFSTLPQLAKKIKMFFALAPVATVKFATSPLVKFGLFPDVLLKDMFGKKQFLPQNFLLKWLATHVCTHRILDDLCGNLFFLLCGFNERNLNMSRVDVYSTHCPAGTSVQNMIHWSQAVRTGELKAYDWGSKAANMAHYNQSTPPFYKIQEMTVPTAVWTGGQDWLADPKDVAMLLTQISNLVYHKNIPEWEHLDFIWGLDAPYRMYNEIINMIRKLSLD; this is encoded by the exons ATGCGGGGCCTGGTGCTCGctgctttcctgctgcagagcatcGGCGGCTCGGGCGCGTTCGCCGCGGGGAGGAGGAATGTGGACCCCGAAACGAACATGAACATC aGTGAAATTATTACCTACAGAGGATACCCTAGTGAGGAATATGAAGTGACAACAGAAGATGGATATATTCTTTCCATTAATAGAATACCTTATGGGAGAAAAGGCCGTGAAGGAAGCAAAG GTCCAAGGCCTGCTGTGTTTCTGCAGCATGGCTTGCTTGCAGATGCCAGCAACTGGATCACAAACTTGGATTACAACAGCCTTGGCTTTATGCTGGCAGATGCTGGCTATGATGTGTGGCTGGGAAACAGCAGAGGGAACACCTGGTCCAGGAAGCACACACGCTTCACAGTGAAGCAGGAAGAATTCTGGGTTTTCAG CTTTGATGAAATGGCTAAATATGACATTCCAGCCTCAGTGGactttattttgaagaaaactGGCCAGGAACAAATATTTTACATTGGCCATTCACAGGGCACCACAATGG CTTTTGTTGCTTTTTCAACTTTGCCACAGCTGGCtaagaaaatcaaaatgttcTTTGCCTTGGCACCAGTAGCTACTGTCAAGTTTGCCACCAGCCCTCTGGTTAAATTTGGATTGTTTCCTGATGTGCTGCTCAAG GACATGTTTGGAAAGAAGCAATTCCTCCCTCAGAATTTCTTGCTGAAGTGGCTTGCTACCCACGTTTGCACCCACAGAATACTCGATGACCTTTGTGGCAACCTGTTCTTTCTTCTCTGTGGTTTTAATGAGAGAAACTTGAACATG AGCCGAGTGGATGTGTATTCAACACACTGCCCTGCAGGAACATCTGTACAAAACATGATCCACTGGAGCCAG gCTGTGAGGACTGGGGAACTCAAAGCTTATGACTGGGGAAGCAAAGCTGCAAATATGGCTCACTATAACCAG TCTACTCCCCCTTTCTACAAAATACAAGAGATGACTGTACCAACTGCAGTGTGGACTGGTGGACAGGACTGGCTGGCAGACCCAAAGGATGTTGCTATGCTGCTCACTCAGATCTCCAATTTGGTTTACCACAAAAACATTCCAGAGTGGGAACATTTGGATTTCATCTGGGGCCTTGATGCACCTTACCGCATgtataatgaaataattaacaTGATTAGGAAGTTATCTCTAGACTGA